One Microcoleus sp. AS-A8 DNA window includes the following coding sequences:
- a CDS encoding cbb3-type cytochrome c oxidase subunit I — translation MTNISIDAPEVVRGQPYPGAPDNWKRFFTFSTDHKVIGIQYIVTSFVFFLIGGLLSMVMRGELITPEADLVDRTVYNALFTMHGSIMLFMWTFPVLVGLGNYLVPLMIGARDMAFPRLNAVSFWMIPVVGILMLASFLVPGGASQSGWWAYPPVSLQNPTGHLINGQVLWILAVAISGVSSIMGAVNFVTTIFRMRAPGMTWFKTPAFVWAVLGAQLIQLYGLPALTGGAVMLLLDITIGTSFFAPERGGNPILYQHFFWFYSHPAVYVMILPAFGMFSEILPVHARKPLFGYRVIAASSILITVVSGVVWVHHMFASATPAWMRILFMVTSMLVAIPSGIKVFGWVATIWGGKIRFTTPMLFALGGISNWLFAGITGIFLASVPIDIHVNNTYFVVGHFHYVLYGAIVMGIYAGIYHWFPKMTGRMYYEGLGKLHFALTYLGTALTFLPMHPAGLMGMPRRVASYDLEFAYWNVLASLGGFLLGLSTLPFILNMVSSWIRGDKVGNNPWRAYGLEWLTSSPPTVENFEETPIVVSRPYGYGSNEPLVGNVPNPGLTEFPESFTQKTTS, via the coding sequence ATGACGAACATCTCGATCGATGCTCCAGAAGTCGTTCGCGGACAGCCATATCCCGGTGCGCCCGACAACTGGAAGCGATTTTTCACCTTCAGCACGGATCACAAAGTCATCGGCATCCAATATATTGTCACGTCTTTTGTCTTTTTCCTGATTGGAGGCTTGTTGTCGATGGTAATGCGGGGTGAACTGATTACCCCCGAAGCCGATCTAGTCGATCGCACCGTTTATAATGCGCTGTTCACGATGCATGGCTCGATCATGCTGTTTATGTGGACATTCCCCGTTCTAGTGGGGCTGGGAAATTATCTAGTGCCGTTGATGATTGGGGCACGAGATATGGCATTTCCTCGCCTCAATGCGGTTTCGTTTTGGATGATTCCGGTGGTGGGCATTCTCATGCTTGCCAGCTTTCTAGTGCCGGGAGGCGCATCACAATCTGGATGGTGGGCATACCCGCCTGTAAGTTTGCAAAACCCAACCGGACATCTGATTAACGGGCAAGTGTTGTGGATTTTGGCAGTGGCAATTTCGGGTGTGTCTTCGATCATGGGTGCGGTGAATTTTGTCACCACCATCTTCCGGATGCGGGCACCGGGAATGACTTGGTTTAAAACCCCTGCCTTTGTCTGGGCAGTGCTGGGGGCGCAGTTAATTCAACTATATGGACTGCCTGCACTGACCGGAGGGGCAGTCATGCTGTTGCTCGATATCACGATCGGCACCAGTTTTTTTGCACCAGAGCGGGGCGGCAACCCTATACTTTATCAGCACTTTTTCTGGTTTTATTCCCATCCGGCAGTCTATGTGATGATTCTGCCAGCGTTTGGTATGTTTTCTGAAATTTTGCCCGTTCATGCCCGTAAACCCCTATTTGGCTATCGCGTGATTGCGGCATCATCTATTTTGATTACGGTTGTCAGTGGTGTGGTGTGGGTGCATCATATGTTTGCCAGTGCCACTCCTGCTTGGATGCGGATACTGTTCATGGTGACATCTATGCTGGTTGCCATTCCGTCCGGTATTAAAGTATTTGGCTGGGTTGCAACGATTTGGGGTGGCAAGATTCGCTTCACCACGCCAATGCTATTTGCGCTGGGCGGCATTAGTAACTGGCTATTTGCTGGAATTACCGGAATTTTTCTGGCTTCTGTGCCGATCGATATTCACGTTAACAACACCTACTTTGTGGTCGGACATTTCCATTACGTACTGTATGGCGCGATTGTGATGGGCATCTATGCCGGAATCTATCACTGGTTCCCTAAAATGACTGGACGTATGTACTACGAGGGGTTGGGCAAACTGCACTTTGCCTTGACTTACCTGGGAACGGCGTTAACCTTCCTGCCTATGCACCCCGCTGGATTGATGGGAATGCCCCGTCGTGTCGCTTCCTATGACCTAGAATTTGCCTACTGGAATGTCCTAGCGAGTCTTGGCGGGTTTCTGTTGGGGTTGTCTACGCTACCGTTTATTCTCAACATGGTGAGTTCCTGGATTCGGGGCGACAAAGTGGGCAACAATCCCTGGCGAGCATACGGCTTAGAGTGGCTCACCTCTTCACCGCCCACAGTAGAAAACTTTGAAGAAACGCCGATTGTGGTTTCGCGTCCCTACGGCTACGGTAGCAACGAACCATTGGTAGGGAACGTTCCTAACCCAGGCTTGACTGAATTTCCTGAATCTTTCACGCAGAAGACAACATCATGA
- a CDS encoding protein-glutamate O-methyltransferase CheR yields the protein MLNSPSLSKGLIEAFIRLIAKHTGLEIRERDKVALSEKIVLRMKALKLDIPQNYYQLLNSSISENQQEWKELVSLLTNIETYFFRDKDQFFLLRNHILPELIQRKQNQKIIRICSAGCSSGEEPYSLAILLKELLPNLEEWNIMILGIDINQEVLQKAKLGVYRPWSFRRVDGEIVQQHFQLINHQYQLNASIKQMVKFQNFNLVQELFPHSNSELQDLDLILCRNVFIYFEPSAIAQVLQKFYNALQPLGYLITGHAELYGQNLSQFQTKVFPESVVYQKLTDSLIDTHRVSLAHEKNYIFAEQSLRELDNETLEIALEKNNIKMQQTALNLLKQLPPETQIPKLGNLTAAQLISQLEQGLQVINQESP from the coding sequence GTGTTAAATTCACCGTCTTTAAGCAAAGGGTTAATAGAAGCTTTTATCCGCTTGATCGCCAAACATACGGGCCTGGAAATTAGAGAGCGAGACAAAGTCGCCTTAAGCGAGAAAATTGTTTTAAGAATGAAGGCTCTTAAATTAGATATTCCTCAAAATTACTATCAATTGTTAAATTCATCAATTTCTGAAAATCAGCAAGAATGGAAAGAATTAGTGAGTTTATTAACTAATATTGAAACCTATTTCTTTAGAGATAAAGACCAGTTTTTTCTACTGCGAAATCATATTTTGCCAGAATTAATTCAACGCAAACAAAATCAAAAAATCATTCGTATTTGTAGTGCAGGATGCTCATCTGGAGAAGAACCTTATTCTCTGGCTATTCTTCTCAAAGAGCTTCTTCCCAATCTCGAAGAATGGAATATCATGATTCTAGGAATAGATATTAATCAAGAAGTCTTACAAAAAGCGAAACTCGGCGTTTATCGACCTTGGTCATTTAGACGCGTTGATGGGGAAATCGTGCAGCAGCATTTTCAACTCATTAACCATCAATATCAGCTCAACGCCTCAATTAAGCAGATGGTCAAGTTTCAAAACTTCAATTTAGTCCAAGAATTATTTCCTCACTCTAATTCTGAGCTACAAGACCTTGATTTAATTCTTTGCCGTAATGTTTTCATCTATTTTGAACCTTCAGCTATAGCCCAAGTTTTACAAAAATTCTACAATGCTCTCCAGCCATTAGGATATCTGATTACAGGCCATGCTGAACTCTACGGACAGAATTTAAGTCAGTTTCAGACAAAGGTATTTCCAGAATCAGTCGTGTATCAAAAACTAACTGATAGTTTAATTGATACCCATAGAGTATCTCTTGCCCATGAAAAAAATTATATTTTTGCAGAACAATCCTTGAGAGAATTGGACAATGAAACGCTCGAAATCGCTTTAGAGAAAAATAATATTAAAATGCAGCAGACCGCGCTTAATCTTCTTAAACAATTACCGCCTGAAACTCAAATTCCTAAATTGGGTAATCTAACCGCAGCTCAGCTTATTTCCCAACTTGAACAAGGCTTACAAGTCATTAATCAGGAATCCCCCTAA
- a CDS encoding heme-copper oxidase subunit III, with the protein MTAEKAIAQDVEANVRQHQEHDEAGNSKFGFIVFLLSESVIFLSFFAGYIVYKTTSPDWYPPGVTGLETREPLINTIVLVSSSFVIYVAERYLHDKKLWGFRLFLLATMAMGSYFLFGQAVEWHGLPFTYQSGLFGSTFFLLTGFHGLHVLTGILLQTLMLGRSFIPGNYDNGFFGVEATSLFWHFVDVIWIVLYTLIYVWQ; encoded by the coding sequence ATGACAGCAGAAAAGGCGATTGCACAAGACGTTGAAGCTAACGTTCGGCAGCACCAGGAGCATGACGAAGCTGGAAACAGCAAATTTGGCTTTATCGTGTTTCTGCTGTCGGAAAGTGTCATCTTCCTGAGCTTCTTCGCAGGTTACATTGTCTACAAAACCACCAGCCCTGACTGGTATCCACCAGGCGTTACTGGCTTGGAAACTAGAGAGCCACTCATTAATACGATCGTGCTGGTATCCAGTAGTTTTGTGATCTACGTGGCTGAGCGTTATTTACACGATAAAAAACTGTGGGGCTTTCGCCTATTTCTGTTAGCCACTATGGCGATGGGTAGCTATTTCCTATTTGGGCAAGCTGTGGAATGGCACGGTTTACCATTTACCTACCAGTCAGGTTTGTTCGGCAGCACGTTCTTTTTATTAACTGGCTTTCATGGCTTGCATGTTCTCACCGGAATTCTGCTGCAAACCTTGATGTTGGGGCGATCCTTTATCCCCGGTAACTACGACAACGGTTTCTTTGGTGTTGAAGCAACGTCTTTGTTCTGGCACTTTGTTGATGTCATTTGGATCGTGTTGTACACGCTAATTTATGTCTGGCAGTGA
- a CDS encoding pyridoxal phosphate-dependent aminotransferase — protein MSTLTSRMQAVQSPLIPIIGELIHNNPGTISLGQGVVYYGPPPEAIARLPEFLADPENHKYKLIQGIPPLVSAIAAKLQTDNGIEVDEQNSIVVTAGSNMGFMNAVLAITSPGDEIILQTPYYFNHEMAIVMASCRPVVVATDENYQLRPDAIAQAITERTRAVVTISPNNPTGAVYPEAALREVNDICRARGIYHISDETYEYFTYNGVKHTSPGAFPHSQEHTISLYSLSKAYGFASWRIGYMVIPEHLLVPVKKIQDTIVICPPVISQYAALGALQVGANYCREKIEAIASVRPLALDSLKRLEGLCTISPADGAFYFLLKVHTQLGAFELAQRLIQEHRVAVMPGTTFGMNDGCYLRIAYGALQKETAVEGIERLVRGVQSILE, from the coding sequence ATGTCTACCCTAACTTCTCGTATGCAGGCGGTGCAGTCGCCACTGATCCCGATTATTGGGGAACTGATTCACAACAACCCCGGAACCATTTCTCTAGGACAGGGTGTTGTTTATTATGGCCCACCTCCAGAAGCGATCGCACGTTTACCGGAGTTCCTCGCCGATCCCGAAAATCATAAATACAAACTCATTCAAGGGATTCCACCTTTAGTGTCTGCCATTGCCGCCAAACTGCAAACGGATAACGGCATCGAGGTGGATGAGCAAAACTCCATCGTTGTTACAGCCGGCAGCAATATGGGGTTTATGAATGCCGTTCTCGCCATTACTTCCCCCGGTGACGAAATTATTCTCCAGACGCCTTATTATTTCAACCACGAAATGGCGATTGTGATGGCAAGTTGTCGCCCAGTAGTGGTAGCAACGGATGAAAATTACCAGCTACGTCCGGATGCGATCGCTCAAGCTATTACAGAACGAACACGAGCTGTTGTCACCATTTCTCCTAATAATCCCACGGGTGCGGTGTATCCGGAAGCTGCATTGCGGGAAGTTAATGATATTTGTCGCGCTCGCGGAATTTACCACATCAGCGACGAAACCTACGAATACTTTACCTACAACGGGGTGAAACACACTTCGCCGGGAGCATTTCCCCACAGTCAGGAACATACCATTTCCCTCTACTCGCTATCCAAAGCCTATGGTTTTGCCAGTTGGCGCATCGGGTATATGGTGATTCCAGAACACTTACTCGTCCCAGTGAAAAAAATTCAGGATACGATTGTGATTTGCCCTCCAGTCATCTCCCAGTACGCGGCGTTAGGGGCGTTGCAGGTGGGGGCTAACTACTGTCGAGAGAAGATTGAGGCGATCGCATCTGTCCGACCATTAGCCTTAGACTCGTTGAAACGCTTAGAAGGTTTATGTACCATTTCCCCTGCGGATGGTGCGTTTTATTTCCTGCTGAAGGTTCACACTCAGTTAGGTGCTTTTGAGTTGGCACAACGACTCATCCAGGAACATCGCGTGGCAGTGATGCCCGGTACAACCTTTGGAATGAATGATGGGTGTTATCTGCGGATTGCCTATGGTGCCTTACAAAAAGAGACGGCGGTAGAAGGAATTGAGCGATTAGTTAGGGGAGTACAAAGCATTTTAGAGTGA
- a CDS encoding DUF2231 domain-containing protein, which produces MNPDLLKEWGSLGVNGLPYQIPIHPNLVHLTLGLFIVAIAFDIVGVLFPLDKAAFKFLAIPVTRSSLFDVGWYNLLASAIITFFTVMAGLFEVSLAAPLADVTSAWGLHALQTMILHGVGGVLILTLIVGMTVWRGFQRYSWRKDMARQVQWSYLAAGLFVFALMFVQGTLGAHLGAEFGIHITADQMLHLGENPNQL; this is translated from the coding sequence ATGAATCCAGACCTGCTAAAAGAGTGGGGTAGTTTGGGAGTAAATGGGTTGCCCTACCAAATTCCCATCCATCCCAACCTGGTGCATCTAACTCTAGGCTTATTTATCGTAGCGATCGCCTTTGACATTGTAGGGGTGCTGTTTCCCCTGGACAAGGCGGCATTTAAGTTTCTGGCGATTCCTGTTACCCGCTCATCGCTGTTTGATGTCGGGTGGTATAACCTGCTGGCATCCGCAATCATTACCTTTTTTACGGTCATGGCGGGTTTGTTTGAAGTTTCTTTGGCTGCACCGCTTGCCGATGTCACCAGCGCCTGGGGGCTTCATGCCCTGCAAACGATGATTCTACACGGTGTAGGAGGGGTGCTGATTTTGACCTTGATTGTGGGAATGACCGTTTGGCGGGGCTTTCAACGCTATAGCTGGCGCAAAGACATGGCAAGACAGGTGCAGTGGAGTTATCTCGCTGCTGGTTTATTTGTTTTTGCTCTGATGTTTGTGCAGGGAACCCTGGGTGCACATCTGGGTGCTGAGTTCGGCATTCACATTACAGCCGATCAAATGCTGCACTTGGGCGAAAATCCTAATCAACTGTAG
- a CDS encoding DUF488 domain-containing protein, which yields MELFTIGHSNHSIEAFIALLQQHGVTALADVRSHPYSRYLPHFNQRQFKTALFDVGISYVFLGRELGARPSDPTCYVDGKALYERIASTELFSQGIQRILKGAQTYTIALMCAEKDPITCHRAILVCQQLREFDLDINHILRNGNLETHQHLEERLIELHGLKQPESIEPVQLSLFNDLSLPAQSSIQYSTKDSLKEAYKRQANQIAYVEKTEV from the coding sequence ATGGAACTTTTTACGATTGGGCACTCCAATCACAGCATTGAAGCCTTTATTGCCCTACTTCAACAACATGGTGTGACGGCTTTGGCAGATGTGCGATCGCACCCCTACAGCCGCTATTTGCCCCACTTTAACCAGAGACAATTTAAAACAGCACTATTTGATGTAGGAATTAGCTATGTGTTCCTAGGTCGTGAATTAGGAGCAAGACCCAGCGATCCAACCTGCTATGTTGACGGCAAAGCTTTGTATGAAAGAATTGCCTCAACTGAGCTATTTTCACAAGGCATTCAGCGGATATTGAAAGGTGCACAAACCTACACAATTGCACTGATGTGTGCTGAAAAAGATCCCATCACCTGTCATCGGGCAATTTTAGTATGTCAACAGTTACGCGAGTTTGACTTAGATATAAACCACATCTTGAGGAACGGTAATTTAGAGACTCATCAACATCTTGAAGAAAGACTTATAGAGTTACATGGGCTAAAGCAACCCGAATCCATTGAGCCAGTTCAACTGTCGCTATTTAATGATTTATCACTCCCTGCTCAATCTTCTATTCAATACTCAACCAAAGATTCTCTAAAGGAAGCATATAAGCGACAGGCAAATCAGATTGCCTACGTAGAGAAGACGGAAGTTTAG
- a CDS encoding DUF488 domain-containing protein, with protein sequence MSNSVDLFTIGFTRKTAQQFFDALVNAGVNRVIDTRLNNISQLAGFTKRSDLEYFLRKICDIEYVHLLELAPTKDILDDYKKNDGNWETYENKFLNLMSERQIEKRISPELITGSCLLCSESKPHHCHRRLVAEYLKDKWSNINIYHL encoded by the coding sequence ATGAGTAATTCTGTTGATTTATTTACAATTGGCTTTACTAGAAAGACAGCTCAGCAGTTCTTTGATGCTTTGGTTAACGCTGGAGTAAATAGAGTTATAGACACACGACTTAATAATATATCGCAATTAGCAGGATTTACGAAACGCAGCGATTTAGAGTATTTCTTACGCAAAATTTGTGATATAGAATACGTTCATCTGCTAGAGCTGGCACCGACTAAAGATATTTTGGATGATTATAAAAAAAATGATGGGAATTGGGAGACTTATGAGAATAAATTTTTAAATTTAATGAGCGAACGTCAAATTGAAAAAAGAATTTCCCCAGAACTGATTACTGGTAGCTGCCTACTTTGTAGTGAATCGAAACCTCACCATTGCCATCGTCGTCTAGTTGCAGAGTATTTGAAGGATAAGTGGTCAAACATAAATATATATCATCTCTAA
- a CDS encoding four helix bundle protein: MSHREQFIWKKGVELAVKCYKLTHGFPRSEVYGLTSQIRRASVSVASNIAEGYGRKTKQEYVQFLHIALGSLRELDTQLIIAQQVALAEGSKFITPLNDVEEMQKLLVATINKLKSHT, from the coding sequence ATGAGTCACAGGGAGCAGTTTATTTGGAAGAAGGGAGTGGAGTTGGCGGTTAAGTGTTACAAGCTGACACACGGCTTTCCGCGATCGGAAGTTTATGGTTTAACCAGCCAAATCAGACGAGCATCCGTTTCAGTTGCGTCCAATATTGCTGAAGGATATGGTAGGAAAACCAAACAAGAATATGTTCAATTTCTACACATTGCTTTGGGTTCGTTACGAGAACTCGACACACAATTGATCATTGCCCAACAAGTTGCTCTAGCTGAAGGCTCAAAGTTCATTACCCCCCTAAACGATGTCGAAGAAATGCAAAAACTTTTAGTCGCAACCATCAACAAACTCAAATCACATACCTAA
- a CDS encoding cytochrome c oxidase subunit II — MTVYAILAALASFWMAKQSYSWFPPEAAAEAKLQDDLFSLFTGLGTFIYLGVIGPFLYSLVFHRASKYDMSDGPPIEGNTWLEIVWTAVPLVLVLTLSFVSYRTYEKMAVRGPMELVHLHMPEMMQSAYAKPFDSTPQQDIQNAMETAPIEQIDVTAKQWAWIFHYPKQDITSTELHLPVDRRVRFTLRSEDVLHGFYIPAFRLKQDIVPNREIDFELTPVKTGTYRLRDSMFSGTYFAANQADVVVQPVNEYQQWLADAASQSPTPAFNQAAFEYSQANDREGATKDKVAVRGWDTIPPAPPPVVNYAPKHEPDIAVLNHS, encoded by the coding sequence ATGACGGTCTATGCCATCCTGGCTGCCTTGGCTAGCTTTTGGATGGCGAAGCAATCCTATTCCTGGTTTCCGCCAGAAGCGGCAGCAGAAGCGAAGTTGCAGGATGATTTATTTAGTCTCTTCACTGGGTTAGGCACATTCATTTACTTAGGTGTAATCGGCCCTTTCCTCTACTCGTTGGTCTTTCATCGTGCCAGTAAGTATGACATGAGCGATGGGCCTCCGATTGAAGGCAATACCTGGCTGGAGATTGTCTGGACGGCAGTGCCATTGGTTTTGGTGTTAACGCTTTCCTTTGTCAGCTATCGTACTTACGAAAAAATGGCGGTGCGGGGTCCGATGGAACTGGTGCATTTGCACATGCCTGAGATGATGCAATCTGCTTACGCTAAACCCTTTGATAGCACGCCTCAGCAGGATATTCAGAATGCAATGGAAACTGCTCCCATTGAGCAAATTGACGTGACTGCTAAGCAATGGGCATGGATTTTCCATTATCCAAAACAGGATATCACCAGCACTGAGTTACATTTACCTGTCGATCGCCGGGTGCGGTTCACGTTGCGATCGGAGGATGTGTTGCATGGGTTTTACATTCCAGCATTTCGCCTCAAGCAAGATATCGTTCCCAATCGCGAAATCGATTTTGAACTGACTCCGGTTAAAACTGGAACCTATCGCCTGCGCGATTCCATGTTTAGTGGCACTTACTTTGCGGCAAATCAGGCAGATGTCGTTGTTCAGCCAGTCAACGAGTATCAACAATGGCTTGCCGATGCTGCTTCTCAGTCGCCTACCCCTGCCTTTAATCAGGCTGCTTTTGAGTATAGCCAAGCAAACGATCGGGAAGGTGCAACGAAAGACAAGGTAGCCGTTCGCGGTTGGGACACCATCCCACCTGCACCGCCGCCTGTGGTGAATTATGCCCCTAAGCATGAACCGGATATAGCAGTCCTAAACCATTCGTGA
- a CDS encoding sporulation protein gives MSLFKKLLASVGIGAAQVDTRLYEDSLVPGEMLNGEVHIKGGDVSQDIDDIYLYVATQYKREVDDTTVTEECVLVKYSLSEHFRLQPQEEKVIPFSFQLPYEAPLTLNNQPVYLRTGLDISVAVDPKDTDYIQVYPHPLMQQTLDAIANLGFQLYKVDCEYNPHFGSKYPFVQEFEFRPSDRYWGQLDELEVIFALYPEALEVFLELDKRGRGFGGFLAEAFDVDERYVRFQVTSDYLDYPLADLEAMIDDIIQSQLH, from the coding sequence ATGTCTCTGTTCAAAAAGCTTTTAGCCAGTGTCGGTATTGGTGCAGCACAAGTTGATACCCGTCTGTACGAGGATTCCCTTGTTCCGGGTGAGATGCTCAACGGCGAAGTCCACATCAAAGGCGGGGATGTCTCTCAGGACATTGATGATATTTACCTGTATGTTGCAACCCAATACAAGCGGGAAGTTGACGATACAACGGTGACTGAGGAATGCGTACTAGTCAAATATAGTCTATCGGAACACTTCCGCTTACAGCCCCAAGAAGAGAAAGTGATTCCTTTTTCGTTCCAACTTCCGTATGAAGCGCCACTGACCCTGAACAACCAACCCGTTTATCTGCGAACTGGGTTGGATATCTCTGTTGCTGTTGACCCGAAAGACACTGATTATATTCAGGTATACCCACACCCTCTCATGCAGCAGACGCTTGATGCGATCGCAAACCTTGGTTTTCAACTCTATAAAGTAGATTGTGAGTACAATCCCCATTTCGGCAGTAAGTATCCGTTTGTTCAAGAATTTGAATTTCGACCCAGTGACCGGTATTGGGGTCAGTTGGATGAGTTGGAAGTTATTTTCGCCCTCTACCCAGAAGCCTTGGAAGTTTTCCTAGAACTAGACAAACGGGGGCGGGGTTTTGGAGGGTTTCTGGCAGAAGCCTTTGATGTAGACGAACGCTATGTCCGCTTTCAGGTAACGTCCGATTATTTGGACTATCCGTTGGCAGACTTAGAAGCAATGATTGATGACATTATCCAAAGTCAACTCCATTAA
- a CDS encoding DUF2231 domain-containing protein, whose protein sequence is MFKYLPPLNEHNLPYPDTIHPIVVHFVIAMVLFAVFCDLLGYFTKNSKLYEVSWWNLAFATVSIFISIIFGQIEAGLAEPYAASVSTLNVHTILGWSLSGILAIVTAWRYVIRLQERPQLPIPYLAASVLLVGLVCVQTYLGSLLVWVYGLHTIPVVDAIREGLS, encoded by the coding sequence GTGTTTAAGTATCTTCCGCCTCTCAACGAGCACAACCTTCCTTATCCCGATACCATTCACCCAATCGTGGTGCATTTCGTGATTGCGATGGTGCTATTTGCAGTGTTTTGCGATCTCCTGGGGTATTTCACAAAAAATTCTAAATTGTATGAAGTCAGTTGGTGGAACCTCGCGTTTGCAACCGTTTCGATCTTCATTTCAATCATTTTTGGACAGATTGAAGCCGGTCTAGCAGAACCTTATGCTGCATCGGTTTCAACCCTGAATGTCCATACCATTTTGGGCTGGTCGCTCTCAGGAATTCTGGCAATCGTCACCGCATGGCGCTATGTGATTCGGTTGCAGGAAAGACCACAGTTACCCATTCCTTACCTCGCCGCGAGTGTACTCCTAGTTGGGCTAGTTTGTGTTCAGACCTACCTGGGCAGCTTACTCGTGTGGGTCTATGGCTTGCATACGATTCCTGTTGTAGATGCAATCAGAGAGGGCTTGTCATGA
- a CDS encoding GMC family oxidoreductase has translation MIIDDQYYDVIIVGTGAGGGTLARKLASTGKKILLLDRGELIYRESSELVDTEVFKKEQFHAPESWYDNTGEPFSPQTYYAVGGNTKIWSGVLQRMRERDFEQVQHQSGISPAWPLKYQDFEPYYTEAEKLYQVHGKVEDDPTEPPHSEGYPFPEVAHEPMLQRIGDTLSKQGLHPVHLPLGLGEHGRTDAEDTGVTPILNNKNVTLRTSAQVVCLHTNPSGSEIKAVEAKIGEQSYLFLGDIVVLACGAVNSAALLLRSANEKHPNGIANSSNQVGRNLMKQLLSVVVQLTSMANSASFSRTLGLNDFYWGDKDFPYPMGHVQNSGGIFQDVIFAEAPPVLSALSRLMPNFGLRQLATHSIGWWLKTEDLPHPDNRVRYVGDKLRIDYTANNVEAHDRLVYRWVDVLKSVEQSQPNVFNRTTHPRSDMPTSVVAHQCGTCRFGEDPATSVLDLNCRAHDVHNLYVVDSSFFPSHASVSPGLTVIANALRVGDRLIEQLN, from the coding sequence ATGATCATTGACGACCAATACTATGACGTAATTATTGTTGGCACGGGTGCAGGCGGCGGGACGCTGGCGCGAAAGCTGGCATCTACTGGTAAAAAGATATTGCTGCTCGATCGGGGAGAACTGATCTATCGCGAAAGCTCAGAGTTGGTCGATACAGAAGTTTTTAAGAAAGAGCAATTTCACGCACCTGAATCCTGGTACGACAATACAGGAGAGCCGTTTTCTCCACAAACGTATTATGCGGTTGGTGGCAATACAAAAATCTGGAGTGGCGTTTTGCAGCGAATGCGCGAACGTGACTTTGAGCAAGTGCAGCATCAGAGTGGAATTTCTCCCGCATGGCCACTAAAATATCAGGACTTTGAGCCTTACTACACAGAAGCCGAGAAGCTGTATCAAGTACACGGTAAAGTCGAAGATGACCCCACCGAACCGCCCCATAGCGAAGGCTATCCGTTTCCGGAAGTTGCTCATGAGCCGATGCTGCAACGCATTGGCGACACCCTTTCTAAGCAGGGGTTGCATCCCGTTCATTTGCCGCTAGGGTTGGGCGAACACGGTAGAACCGATGCTGAAGACACCGGAGTTACCCCAATCCTCAACAACAAAAACGTGACGCTCAGAACCTCGGCTCAGGTCGTTTGTCTGCATACCAACCCATCAGGCTCAGAGATAAAAGCGGTTGAGGCAAAAATTGGGGAACAGTCCTATTTGTTTTTAGGCGATATTGTGGTGCTTGCTTGTGGAGCTGTGAATTCGGCGGCATTGCTGCTGCGGTCTGCCAACGAAAAACACCCCAACGGAATTGCGAACAGCTCTAATCAGGTGGGGCGAAATTTGATGAAACAACTGCTGTCAGTTGTGGTGCAGTTAACCTCGATGGCTAATTCTGCGTCATTTTCGCGCACACTGGGGCTAAATGATTTTTATTGGGGAGACAAGGATTTTCCGTATCCGATGGGTCATGTGCAAAATTCTGGTGGCATTTTTCAAGATGTCATTTTTGCAGAAGCCCCTCCTGTTTTATCGGCATTGTCTAGACTCATGCCAAATTTTGGCTTGCGGCAGTTGGCAACCCATTCAATTGGTTGGTGGTTGAAAACGGAAGACTTGCCCCATCCTGACAATCGCGTTCGCTATGTGGGAGACAAGCTGCGAATTGATTACACGGCGAATAATGTAGAAGCGCACGATCGCTTGGTGTATCGTTGGGTTGATGTATTGAAAAGCGTTGAGCAGTCTCAGCCCAATGTATTTAACCGCACAACCCATCCTCGTAGTGATATGCCTACGTCGGTTGTTGCTCATCAGTGTGGCACCTGTAGGTTTGGAGAAGACCCGGCAACTTCTGTATTGGATCTGAACTGTCGTGCCCACGACGTGCATAATCTCTATGTCGTAGACAGCAGTTTTTTCCCATCTCATGCCAGTGTTAGTCCCGGCTTAACTGTCATTGCCAATGCTTTGCGAGTGGGCGATCGCTTAATCGAGCAGTTGAATTGA